Proteins encoded within one genomic window of Methanosarcina barkeri str. Wiesmoor:
- the pdxS gene encoding pyridoxal 5'-phosphate synthase lyase subunit PdxS has translation MDFEQLRHGTELIKRGFARMQKGGVIMDVTNPEQARIAEEAGAVAVMALQAVPADIRKAGGVARMADPEIVQQIIDTVTIPVMAKARIGHFVEAEILEALGVDMVDESEVLTPADPYFHIDKMQFTVPFVCGARNLGEALRRINEGAAMIRTKGEAGTGDVSQAVKHMKQIQGEIRALAGKTKEELIMVSREIEAPIELVVETSKMQRLPVVNFAAGGVATPADAALMMRLGADGVFVGSGIFKAENPEKMAKAVVEAVNNFDNPAKLAEISKGVGAGMKGISADTIPEQEALQERGW, from the coding sequence ATGGACTTTGAACAATTAAGACATGGGACCGAACTTATCAAAAGGGGCTTTGCAAGAATGCAGAAAGGGGGTGTAATCATGGATGTTACAAACCCGGAGCAGGCCAGGATCGCAGAAGAAGCCGGAGCAGTTGCTGTTATGGCCCTCCAGGCTGTTCCTGCGGATATCAGAAAAGCGGGTGGGGTTGCCCGGATGGCCGACCCTGAGATTGTCCAGCAGATTATTGATACGGTTACAATTCCTGTAATGGCAAAAGCCAGGATCGGGCACTTTGTCGAAGCCGAAATTTTAGAAGCTCTGGGTGTTGACATGGTGGACGAATCCGAAGTCCTGACCCCTGCTGACCCCTACTTCCACATAGACAAAATGCAGTTCACCGTGCCTTTTGTCTGCGGTGCCAGAAACCTTGGAGAAGCCCTAAGGAGAATTAACGAAGGGGCAGCCATGATCCGAACTAAAGGAGAGGCTGGAACCGGAGATGTCAGCCAGGCAGTTAAGCACATGAAGCAGATTCAGGGTGAAATCCGTGCCCTTGCCGGGAAGACTAAAGAAGAGTTGATTATGGTTTCAAGGGAAATCGAAGCTCCGATTGAACTTGTAGTTGAAACCTCAAAAATGCAGCGTCTGCCTGTGGTAAACTTTGCAGCCGGCGGAGTTGCGACCCCTGCAGATGCCGCTCTTATGATGCGCCTTGGTGCAGACGGGGTCTTTGTAGGTTCAGGTATTTTCAAAGCTGAAAACCCTGAGAAAATGGCAAAAGCCGTTGTTGAAGCCGTAAACAACTTTGACAACCCTGCAAAGCTTGCAGAGATCTCAAAAGGTGTAGGTGCCGGTATGAAAGGCATCAGCGCAGACACGATTCCTGAACAGGAAGCCCTTCAGGAACGCGGTTGGTAA
- the pdxT gene encoding pyridoxal 5'-phosphate synthase glutaminase subunit PdxT — MKIGVIAIQGAVSEHIDALRRALKERGMSAEVVAVKHKGVIPECGGIVIPGGESTTLCRLLAREGIAEEIKDASARGVPILGTCAGLIVLSKEGDEQVEKTSQELLGIMDTKVNRNAFGRQRDSFEAELEVEILDSPFTGVFIRAPGIVSCGPEVRVLSRLDDLIIAAEQGNVLALAFHPELTEDLRIHQYFLDKIFKNA; from the coding sequence ATGAAAATAGGTGTAATCGCTATTCAAGGAGCGGTTTCTGAGCATATTGATGCTTTGAGGAGGGCACTCAAGGAAAGAGGGATGAGTGCAGAGGTAGTTGCGGTAAAGCATAAGGGTGTTATCCCGGAGTGCGGCGGAATTGTGATTCCTGGCGGGGAGAGTACCACACTTTGCAGGTTGCTTGCCCGCGAGGGGATTGCAGAGGAAATAAAGGATGCGTCTGCAAGAGGAGTTCCAATTCTTGGAACCTGTGCAGGTTTGATTGTGCTTTCAAAGGAAGGCGACGAGCAGGTTGAGAAAACCAGCCAGGAATTGCTCGGAATTATGGATACAAAGGTCAACAGAAATGCTTTCGGAAGGCAGAGAGATTCTTTTGAAGCCGAACTTGAGGTCGAAATCCTTGATTCTCCTTTTACCGGCGTGTTTATAAGGGCTCCCGGAATCGTAAGCTGCGGGCCTGAGGTTCGCGTGCTTTCCAGGCTTGATGACCTGATTATTGCTGCAGAGCAGGGAAATGTGCTGGCTCTTGCTTTCCATCCGGAGTTAACCGAGGATTTGCGGATTCACCAGTATTTCTTGGACAAGATATTTAAAAATGCATAG
- a CDS encoding pyridoxamine 5'-phosphate oxidase family protein has translation MVKLTDEMKEDFAKMKIFPFATASKGGEPNVIPIGMCDLQEDGETIWIADNYFNKTRNNLDENPRGAIYVWGPEIKGCYQIKGDIEIKTEGEDYEKMYKMVKSKGDRFPGKALAVLKITDVYECKPGAGTEPGQKLL, from the coding sequence ATGGTAAAATTAACTGACGAAATGAAGGAAGACTTTGCAAAGATGAAAATTTTTCCATTTGCAACTGCATCTAAAGGTGGAGAACCAAATGTCATACCAATAGGCATGTGTGATCTACAGGAAGATGGAGAAACAATCTGGATCGCAGACAATTATTTTAATAAAACTCGCAACAATCTTGATGAAAACCCCAGGGGAGCGATCTATGTATGGGGTCCGGAAATCAAAGGCTGCTACCAGATAAAAGGAGATATTGAGATCAAGACCGAAGGGGAAGACTATGAGAAGATGTATAAAATGGTCAAAAGCAAAGGAGACAGGTTCCCTGGAAAAGCCCTTGCAGTTCTGAAAATTACTGATGTTTATGAGTGCAAACCCGGGGCTGGGACCGAGCCAGGACAGAAACTGCTTTGA
- a CDS encoding metal-dependent hydrolase, giving the protein MVNVISHFGVGLLIALALGLKGNKLKVVALLSVLPDLDFILYSIFIYANNGLSPAVRNQLFYLIGHREFMHSILFIVLITCILWFKTKDWLFTVGGFQSLFFHSYLDYVTSWKMRPLYPFSTDASIMSAVYFFDPMLNLLPLLPPFIVIIVNLSHTRKKNGRIKRLCTFISNVDDKLYASLILLLLVWLTVIPVSKAFLINHISCAEEAEISYQNTYPESTNKFLTAYSYNSTHYRVLEISYRSGIEKSMYVEKLSAYGNISDAATYVKRAENLYRAGVPQEIDYPVYSVSGTSDSVTVILSDARNPYIEDIAYFKSSYRFVFDRKNIEKYEVYASMHGSQEERLGMNWFG; this is encoded by the coding sequence ATGGTAAATGTAATTTCCCATTTTGGAGTAGGGCTTCTCATTGCTTTAGCTTTAGGCCTGAAGGGGAATAAACTGAAAGTCGTAGCTTTATTATCCGTGCTTCCTGATCTGGATTTTATCCTGTATTCGATCTTTATCTATGCCAATAATGGCCTGAGCCCTGCGGTAAGAAACCAGCTTTTCTATCTGATCGGGCACAGAGAGTTCATGCACTCTATCCTTTTCATTGTTCTGATTACGTGTATTCTTTGGTTTAAGACAAAGGATTGGCTTTTTACGGTAGGGGGGTTCCAGTCTCTTTTCTTTCACTCTTACCTGGATTATGTTACAAGCTGGAAAATGCGTCCCCTCTACCCGTTCAGTACGGATGCTTCCATTATGAGTGCGGTTTATTTCTTTGACCCTATGTTAAACCTGCTGCCTCTCTTGCCTCCATTCATTGTAATTATAGTAAACTTGAGCCACACAAGAAAAAAGAATGGAAGAATAAAGAGACTTTGCACCTTCATATCAAACGTTGATGATAAGCTCTATGCCTCGCTTATTCTTTTGTTACTTGTCTGGCTTACCGTCATACCGGTCTCAAAAGCTTTTCTTATCAACCATATCTCCTGTGCAGAGGAAGCCGAAATAAGCTACCAGAATACCTATCCAGAATCCACAAATAAGTTCCTGACTGCGTATTCATATAATTCAACTCATTATAGAGTCCTGGAAATAAGTTATCGTTCAGGTATCGAGAAAAGTATGTACGTTGAAAAATTGTCCGCATACGGAAATATCTCTGATGCTGCCACTTATGTTAAAAGAGCAGAGAACTTATACAGGGCAGGTGTTCCCCAGGAAATCGATTATCCGGTCTACTCGGTTTCCGGAACAAGCGATTCTGTAACGGTTATTCTCAGTGATGCCAGAAACCCATACATCGAAGATATAGCTTATTTTAAGTCATCTTATAGGTTTGTTTTTGACAGGAAAAACATAGAGAAATACGAAGTATATGCAAGTATGCATGGTAGCCAGGAGGAGAGATTAGGCATGAACTGGTTTGGATGA
- a CDS encoding cyclopropane-fatty-acyl-phospholipid synthase family protein: MMFTKSNKYDFDFVKENMMGPNSMKILEEVSESLKLEKGMRILDLGCGRGLTSIFLAKEYDVTVFATDLWISATDNYGRIKSMGLEDKIIPIHTEAHDLPFANEFFDAAICIDAYNFFGAEKDYLKNHFAPLVKKGGKIAVAVPGLKKDFTNGVPEELQPYWFDDMNLYSCDWWYNLWKTSDLVNIQECKELNCFEEAWKDWLMCDNDFARRDIGMMEAEGGNYFNLVSIIATKL; the protein is encoded by the coding sequence ATGATGTTTACAAAAAGTAACAAATATGATTTTGATTTTGTTAAAGAAAACATGATGGGACCAAACTCAATGAAGATTCTTGAAGAAGTGTCCGAGTCTCTGAAGCTTGAGAAAGGCATGAGAATACTTGACCTTGGCTGTGGGAGAGGGCTGACCTCAATATTCCTAGCAAAAGAATATGATGTTACAGTTTTTGCCACTGATCTCTGGATAAGTGCAACAGATAACTATGGGAGAATTAAGTCAATGGGACTGGAAGATAAAATAATACCAATACACACAGAAGCCCATGATTTGCCGTTTGCAAATGAATTTTTTGATGCTGCTATCTGTATAGATGCCTATAATTTTTTCGGAGCTGAAAAAGATTATCTGAAGAATCATTTTGCTCCGCTTGTAAAAAAAGGAGGAAAAATTGCAGTTGCAGTTCCTGGATTGAAAAAGGATTTTACAAACGGAGTTCCGGAAGAACTACAGCCTTACTGGTTTGATGATATGAATCTTTACTCCTGTGACTGGTGGTATAATTTATGGAAAACTTCCGATCTGGTAAATATTCAGGAGTGTAAAGAGTTAAATTGTTTTGAAGAAGCATGGAAAGACTGGCTTATGTGTGACAATGACTTTGCTCGTAGAGATATAGGAATGATGGAAGCTGAAGGTGGAAACTACTTTAATCTGGTTTCAATCATAGCTACAAAGTTATGA
- a CDS encoding phosphatase PAP2 family protein — protein MFQTEPILYLQSLGNNWLTSLMILITSMGSSAFLVAIVVIVTFGINFRKGFLLFQLLIWTGLITEIIKTIIAFPRPDYVDNRVINLEYGVKNTSPFNGSGPEGVLKLPDKKVLETFRLQETLTPSSFGFPSGHVAITTALWGGSSTIFNSQKIKMMAPAMVLLVALSRMYLGRHFLGDILGGAIIGLFFLTAFTLFLKSSLKDDFFKKENFEFALKRKNLILYFFLFVIPLVLIASSMISAEAAGFFLGTNAAYVLIIRRGLPDDAGSVEQRVLRIFIALLLFGISRFILNIGFDNIKTVAYFSLKLIEFLKAFIPASTIWVSVVVCTKLNLYRKERELLSSQKGTLKQPGNGME, from the coding sequence TTGTTCCAGACTGAACCTATACTCTATCTCCAATCCCTTGGAAACAATTGGCTTACATCCCTCATGATTCTAATAACTTCAATGGGATCGTCGGCTTTTTTAGTTGCCATAGTGGTTATCGTAACTTTCGGGATTAATTTCCGGAAAGGTTTTCTTCTGTTCCAGCTTTTAATCTGGACAGGGCTGATTACCGAAATCATTAAGACAATAATTGCCTTTCCGAGGCCGGATTATGTAGACAATAGAGTCATTAACCTTGAATATGGAGTGAAAAACACATCTCCTTTCAATGGGAGTGGACCTGAAGGGGTGTTGAAACTTCCTGACAAAAAAGTGCTTGAAACTTTCCGCCTTCAAGAAACGCTTACCCCTTCATCTTTCGGTTTTCCTTCCGGGCATGTTGCAATTACGACTGCACTATGGGGAGGAAGTTCCACGATATTCAACAGCCAGAAAATCAAAATGATGGCTCCTGCTATGGTATTGCTTGTAGCCTTATCGAGAATGTACCTGGGAAGGCATTTTCTGGGAGACATTTTGGGAGGGGCTATTATAGGTTTATTTTTCCTGACTGCTTTTACTCTCTTTCTCAAAAGCTCCCTGAAAGATGATTTTTTCAAGAAGGAGAATTTTGAATTTGCACTCAAGCGTAAGAACCTTATTTTGTATTTCTTCCTGTTTGTTATCCCTCTCGTTCTTATAGCTTCATCTATGATAAGTGCAGAAGCAGCGGGTTTTTTCCTTGGCACGAATGCGGCATATGTTTTGATTATACGAAGAGGCCTCCCTGATGATGCGGGAAGTGTCGAACAGAGAGTCTTGAGGATATTTATTGCACTTCTGCTGTTCGGAATCTCCAGATTTATTCTTAATATAGGGTTCGATAATATCAAAACTGTAGCCTATTTCAGTCTTAAACTCATTGAATTCTTGAAAGCTTTCATACCTGCATCTACAATCTGGGTGTCCGTAGTCGTCTGCACAAAGCTCAACCTGTATAGAAAAGAAAGGGAACTCTTAAGCAGCCAAAAAGGAACTCTTAAGCAGCCGGGGAACGGAATGGAGTAA
- a CDS encoding methylthiol--coenzyme M methyltransferase, with protein sequence MIRHIDVAVQKIFEMKEKEPAKFKRLIDEGIMIGLGVDSVDRSKEMAPANQIKKQNRPKNPEYAAIAEAVITGNRAETVKLTTALLAEGRDPTDLVLNALMPGIHTVCELYDIGESYVPEILLANEALIGGVGLCQERIGEVPYQGKVVSLVIEGDVHDIGKNIVVAILRANGFEVVDMGSDVTVEEAVKAVKATNADLVTGTTLMSTTKGGIKDLAEILYSEDVPVACGGAAIDRNFVETFSNSVYGKTPLDAVKIAKKICAGKSWKEAREELY encoded by the coding sequence ATGATCAGGCACATAGACGTTGCAGTTCAAAAGATATTCGAGATGAAAGAAAAAGAACCTGCAAAATTTAAAAGACTCATTGATGAAGGGATCATGATAGGCCTCGGGGTAGACTCTGTAGATCGGAGCAAAGAAATGGCCCCCGCCAACCAGATAAAGAAGCAGAACAGGCCAAAAAATCCCGAATACGCAGCCATTGCAGAAGCCGTAATCACGGGAAATAGAGCCGAAACCGTAAAACTCACAACTGCCCTGCTTGCAGAAGGAAGAGATCCTACGGACCTAGTCTTAAATGCCCTTATGCCCGGAATACATACTGTGTGTGAGCTTTATGACATCGGGGAAAGCTACGTACCTGAAATCCTGCTGGCAAATGAAGCCCTTATTGGAGGGGTGGGACTCTGCCAGGAAAGGATAGGAGAAGTCCCCTACCAGGGGAAGGTTGTATCCCTCGTTATTGAAGGGGATGTGCATGACATAGGCAAGAACATTGTAGTCGCTATTCTCAGGGCAAATGGTTTCGAAGTAGTTGATATGGGAAGTGATGTAACGGTGGAAGAAGCCGTTAAAGCCGTAAAGGCAACAAATGCTGACCTTGTTACTGGGACAACCCTTATGAGTACAACCAAAGGAGGCATTAAAGACCTTGCAGAAATCCTTTACTCTGAGGACGTTCCCGTAGCCTGTGGCGGGGCTGCAATCGATAGGAATTTCGTCGAGACTTTTAGTAACTCAGTATATGGAAAAACCCCACTTGACGCGGTAAAAATAGCAAAAAAGATCTGTGCAGGAAAGAGCTGGAAAGAAGCCCGTGAGGAACTTTACTGA
- a CDS encoding metal-dependent hydrolase, which translates to MVNTLSHLGIGLLLAYALGLKGRKKLILLFLSILPDLDYFTYSIFTLISGSVSHEARNQLFYLLGHRELTHSIFFAFLVALFIWVKTKDRRFTLGGFQAVFLHILVDYTTSAKMSPFYPFSTDESALRAIYPLDPILNFLPLLPLFIVAGEYVKNRNKWKIGNKVNLKIDRRSIKTIDAWSRKLNGLTSFHGFVNRNERKLYASVILVLILWTTVFPIAKIFLINYVSDNEETRISYKNTYPISIGKFLAVYPYSNTHYKLLEISYWSGIKKSFYVEKVSVTGEVPDAQAYAEKARKLYSASVPQAIDYPVYSVSEDNGLITVILSDARNPYVDKWPYFDTVYRFVFDRKSGEYEAYESHYGRPEKKLGKNYFE; encoded by the coding sequence ATGGTAAATACACTATCTCATCTTGGAATCGGCCTGCTTCTCGCCTATGCTCTGGGCCTTAAAGGAAGGAAGAAGCTGATTTTACTATTTCTTTCTATACTCCCTGACCTTGACTATTTTACGTATTCAATATTTACGCTCATCAGCGGCAGCGTAAGCCACGAGGCGAGAAACCAGTTATTCTACCTGCTTGGCCACAGGGAGCTTACGCATTCGATATTTTTTGCATTTCTTGTCGCACTTTTCATCTGGGTTAAAACTAAAGACCGGCGCTTTACATTAGGTGGATTTCAGGCCGTTTTCCTCCATATCTTAGTCGATTACACTACAAGCGCAAAAATGAGCCCTTTCTATCCGTTCAGCACAGATGAATCAGCCCTCAGGGCTATTTATCCCTTAGACCCAATTCTCAATTTTCTTCCACTGCTGCCTCTTTTCATAGTGGCAGGAGAATACGTTAAAAACAGGAACAAATGGAAAATTGGGAACAAAGTCAACTTGAAAATTGACAGAAGGAGTATTAAAACAATAGATGCCTGGAGCAGGAAGCTGAATGGGCTAACCAGTTTCCATGGTTTTGTAAACAGGAACGAGAGAAAACTCTATGCCTCCGTAATTTTAGTTCTCATTCTCTGGACTACTGTGTTTCCGATTGCGAAAATCTTTCTGATCAATTACGTCTCCGATAATGAAGAAACCAGAATAAGCTACAAAAACACCTATCCGATATCTATCGGCAAATTCCTTGCAGTATATCCGTATAGCAATACCCATTATAAGCTTCTGGAGATCAGCTATTGGTCAGGAATCAAAAAAAGCTTTTACGTTGAAAAAGTATCTGTAACCGGCGAGGTCCCTGACGCTCAGGCCTATGCCGAAAAAGCCAGAAAACTTTACAGTGCTTCAGTCCCCCAGGCAATCGATTATCCTGTGTATTCGGTTTCCGAAGATAATGGACTTATAACCGTAATTCTTAGCGATGCCAGAAATCCTTATGTTGACAAGTGGCCTTATTTCGATACGGTTTACAGGTTCGTTTTTGACAGGAAAAGCGGAGAATATGAGGCATATGAAAGCCATTACGGAAGACCGGAAAAGAAACTTGGTAAAAACTATTTTGAGTAA
- a CDS encoding TrmB family transcriptional regulator — translation MNEKLLAKIGLNKYESSVYLTLLKQDSMEASKLSHASKVPIGKIYEVLKALKNYELVEIQPSRPQRYRVVDPKNAFKFMYKRKEEETLNELKVLKETFDEIERELCNDNSPQNVETVFWPDCFRNNELNEMVTSSFEKIEHEICVVIHIKYKPERSELYDASVSTFSKAYLSLVQRGIKVKILDPGSQLLPSLKELIDSIEDLSFKRYFKDLLEVRILETEYNFSIIDSKITLLDVEDQFNMSRNLGMTRIYDESYAKRFKTKFDELWVKGELFL, via the coding sequence ATGAATGAAAAATTACTTGCAAAAATTGGATTGAACAAGTATGAGAGTTCAGTTTACCTAACACTTCTAAAACAAGATTCTATGGAAGCAAGTAAATTATCACATGCATCGAAAGTCCCTATAGGGAAGATCTACGAGGTTCTCAAAGCCCTCAAAAATTATGAGCTTGTTGAAATCCAACCGTCTCGGCCACAGAGATACCGTGTGGTTGATCCCAAAAACGCATTTAAATTCATGTATAAAAGAAAAGAGGAAGAAACACTCAATGAGCTCAAAGTGCTCAAAGAAACATTTGATGAAATCGAAAGGGAACTTTGCAACGACAATTCACCACAAAATGTTGAAACTGTCTTCTGGCCTGACTGCTTTCGTAATAATGAACTAAATGAAATGGTGACTTCATCTTTCGAGAAAATCGAGCATGAAATATGTGTTGTAATTCATATTAAGTACAAGCCTGAAAGATCGGAGCTATATGATGCCTCAGTATCCACATTTAGCAAAGCTTATTTGAGTTTAGTACAGCGTGGCATAAAAGTTAAAATTTTGGATCCGGGATCACAATTACTACCATCATTAAAAGAGCTTATTGATTCAATAGAAGATCTGTCATTTAAACGCTATTTTAAGGATCTGTTGGAAGTAAGAATTTTAGAAACCGAATACAATTTTTCAATCATTGATTCCAAGATAACCCTGCTCGATGTTGAAGACCAGTTCAATATGAGTAGAAATCTCGGTATGACAAGAATATATGATGAATCATATGCAAAGCGATTCAAGACAAAATTTGATGAACTTTGGGTAAAGGGTGAACTATTTCTTTGA
- a CDS encoding MtaA/CmuA family methyltransferase, which yields MVSEMTPTRRVMAAVLGGRVDYVPPANPLAQTTTELMQICNASWPKAHFDSKMMADLAAAPYEVCGIEAARPQFDISLEAEVLGCKLDWDKPDRPPVIGPAYTDPSNVTWPDNLEEAGRIPVVLGAIEELRTRYDGMLPVIPLLTSPFTIASHIAGVENMAKWTKTAPEKAHAFIEAATDFVIAYGKLQTIYGAHIVFLADPSASGDLISAETYREFVLPAHKRIAKEISCPQILHICGDTSKLLPYIKQSGIDCFSFDAVPVSYCRQVVGNEMSILGSLDVIDLMPNGTPEQVYNRTRECILQGADIVGTSCGLSFGTSLENLRAYVRACKETQIPKCDDVEDLIRQIGIGIGKNMRENVLGGMKE from the coding sequence ATGGTAAGTGAAATGACTCCAACCCGAAGAGTTATGGCAGCAGTGCTTGGAGGTAGGGTTGATTACGTACCCCCAGCGAATCCCCTCGCTCAGACTACAACTGAACTGATGCAGATATGCAATGCTTCCTGGCCAAAAGCCCACTTTGACAGCAAGATGATGGCAGACCTTGCAGCCGCTCCCTATGAAGTTTGTGGTATAGAGGCTGCACGTCCCCAGTTTGACATTTCTCTCGAAGCGGAGGTTCTGGGGTGTAAACTTGACTGGGACAAACCGGACAGACCTCCCGTAATAGGTCCTGCTTATACCGATCCCTCCAATGTAACCTGGCCTGACAATCTGGAAGAAGCCGGAAGAATTCCGGTAGTGCTCGGAGCGATTGAGGAACTGAGGACGCGCTATGACGGCATGCTTCCTGTTATCCCACTACTTACATCTCCTTTTACGATAGCAAGTCATATAGCAGGCGTCGAAAACATGGCAAAGTGGACAAAGACCGCTCCAGAAAAAGCACATGCCTTCATTGAGGCAGCAACAGATTTCGTGATAGCTTACGGGAAGCTGCAGACTATTTATGGAGCACACATCGTCTTCCTCGCCGACCCTTCGGCTTCCGGGGACCTGATTTCTGCGGAAACGTACAGAGAATTCGTACTTCCTGCCCACAAAAGAATAGCAAAGGAAATCAGCTGTCCCCAGATCTTGCACATCTGCGGAGATACAAGTAAACTTCTGCCCTACATAAAACAGAGTGGAATTGACTGCTTCTCCTTCGATGCCGTTCCGGTCTCGTATTGCCGTCAGGTAGTGGGCAATGAAATGTCCATCCTCGGAAGCCTGGATGTTATAGATCTTATGCCAAACGGCACCCCCGAACAGGTTTATAACAGAACAAGGGAATGCATCCTGCAGGGAGCTGATATTGTTGGGACTTCGTGTGGACTCTCATTTGGAACCTCCCTCGAAAATCTCAGGGCATATGTCAGGGCTTGTAAAGAGACACAAATCCCGAAATGTGATGATGTGGAAGACCTTATCAGGCAGATTGGAATCGGTATTGGAAAGAATATGAGAGAAAACGTGTTGGGTGGGATGAAGGAATGA
- a CDS encoding methylamine methyltransferase corrinoid protein reductive activase, with protein MDQAINIDIGTSGIRAQLLNLMDSSVLRTAILSRNPLPGANVVDHMDFAINYGQGIAHEILISAVNSLIKNLKPENLKRVAVCGNPIQLSLFEGIEIRDLAFAGKNALEKINVKLPERNGHMVSGNEIGLCADVDVVIPPSVKHEIGADALAMMVKSGFLDTPEACMVTDYGTNAEMALKVGNRIYTGSAAAGPVIEGQQISKGMLATPGAIADLKLSGGWQSLVLDEKLRLVEGPRIDLRNRTFKTIGYPAKGITGTGVIALMYAGLVTGIIKPPHIEGDIIRLGKEITFTEKDVVEAGKAFGALRAGHLTLMHEAGIAYEDLETMYMCGASGTYVDPIKARFTGIVPATPKRIVQCGNTSLELAKDLALNPDYLSYLNEMKESVLSNHIMFASSPTFASIYVQEIALWNEGMPLEKYNANLERSGIQPIPQKFQESLIERKSNEDIHELGKCLKIMESKLDFIATIKCSGCDTCLKECPGEALSRECESFRINTARCLGTTCRRCEEKCPEKRFSISNFKLEHPEFIR; from the coding sequence ATGGATCAGGCAATAAATATCGATATCGGTACCAGTGGAATTAGAGCTCAGCTACTGAATCTTATGGACTCCTCTGTCCTCAGGACTGCAATTTTATCCAGAAACCCACTTCCGGGCGCAAATGTTGTTGACCATATGGACTTTGCGATTAATTATGGGCAGGGTATAGCCCATGAAATTCTTATCTCAGCCGTCAATTCCCTGATAAAGAACCTTAAGCCAGAAAATCTCAAGCGTGTAGCTGTTTGTGGGAATCCTATCCAATTGTCGCTATTCGAAGGAATAGAAATACGAGACCTTGCATTTGCGGGAAAAAATGCCCTCGAGAAAATAAATGTAAAACTTCCAGAAAGGAACGGGCACATGGTCTCAGGAAACGAAATAGGACTTTGTGCAGATGTTGATGTGGTTATCCCACCTTCAGTAAAGCATGAAATCGGAGCCGATGCCCTTGCCATGATGGTAAAGAGTGGGTTTCTAGATACTCCCGAGGCATGTATGGTTACGGATTATGGGACAAATGCCGAGATGGCCCTGAAGGTAGGAAACAGAATATACACAGGATCGGCTGCTGCAGGCCCTGTTATCGAAGGACAGCAGATCAGCAAAGGAATGCTGGCAACGCCTGGAGCAATTGCCGACCTGAAGCTTTCCGGAGGCTGGCAATCGCTTGTTCTTGACGAAAAACTCAGGCTGGTAGAAGGACCAAGAATAGACCTGCGCAACAGAACTTTTAAAACCATCGGATATCCTGCAAAGGGAATTACAGGCACGGGGGTAATTGCCCTTATGTATGCAGGACTTGTAACTGGCATAATAAAGCCTCCTCATATTGAAGGCGATATAATTCGGCTTGGAAAGGAAATTACGTTTACGGAGAAAGATGTAGTAGAAGCCGGAAAAGCCTTCGGAGCCCTGAGAGCAGGCCACCTGACCCTGATGCATGAGGCAGGGATAGCATACGAAGATCTGGAAACAATGTATATGTGCGGGGCAAGCGGAACGTATGTAGATCCTATAAAAGCCCGCTTTACAGGCATTGTGCCCGCAACCCCGAAACGGATTGTCCAGTGCGGAAACACTTCCCTGGAACTTGCAAAAGACCTTGCCCTTAATCCCGACTATCTCTCATATCTCAATGAAATGAAAGAATCGGTCCTTTCAAATCATATAATGTTTGCCTCGTCCCCAACCTTTGCATCCATTTACGTCCAGGAAATAGCTCTTTGGAATGAAGGAATGCCACTTGAAAAGTATAACGCAAATCTTGAAAGATCCGGTATCCAGCCTATCCCACAAAAATTTCAGGAAAGCCTTATTGAAAGAAAATCGAATGAAGATATCCACGAACTTGGAAAATGCCTGAAGATCATGGAGTCTAAACTGGACTTTATCGCTACCATCAAGTGCAGTGGTTGTGATACCTGTTTGAAAGAATGTCCGGGAGAAGCTCTTTCAAGAGAATGCGAAAGTTTCAGGATCAATACTGCAAGATGTCTTGGTACTACCTGCAGAAGATGCGAAGAAAAGTGTCCTGAAAAGCGGTTCTCTATTAGTAACTTTAAGCTGGAACACCCAGAGTTCATAAGATAA